The following are encoded together in the Phyllopteryx taeniolatus isolate TA_2022b chromosome 21, UOR_Ptae_1.2, whole genome shotgun sequence genome:
- the fbxl2 gene encoding F-box/LRR-repeat protein 2 isoform X1 codes for MNGITRGRFEVFSSSDEAPINKKLPKELLLRIFSYLDVVTLCRCAQVSKAWNVLALDGSNWQKIDLFNFQTDIEGRVVENISKRCGGFLRQLSLRGCLSVGDASMRTFAQNCRNIEALNLNGCTKITDSTCLSLSKFCSKLKHLDLTSCVSVTNHSLTALSDGCRTLETLNLSWCDQITRDGMDALSRGCAGLRALFLRGCTQLDDGALKHLQKHCQALTAINMQSCTQITDEGLVSLCRGCHKLQILCVSGCSNITDASLTALGLNCPRLKILEAARCSHVTDAGFTVMARNCHELEKMDLEECILLTDNTLVQLSIHCPRLQALSLSHCELITDDGIRALSASACGQERLSVVELDNCPLITDLTLEHLKSCHRLERIELYDCQQVTRAGIKRIRAHLPEIKVHAYFAPVTPPPSVHGGGQRLCRCCVIL; via the exons ATGAACGGGATCACCAGGGGCCGCTTCGAG gTGTTCTCCAGCAGCGATGAAGCTCCCATTAACAAGAAGCTCCCTAAAGAGCTCCTGCTTAG GATATTCTCCTATCTGGATGTAGTTACACTCTGTCGGTGTGCTCAAGTCTCCAAG GCCTGGAACGTTCTGGCTCTGGATGGCAGCAACTGGCAGAAGATCGACCTGTTCAACTTCCAGACGGACATCGAG GGCCGCGTGGTGGAGAACATCTCCAAGCGCTGCGGAGGCTTCCTGAGGCAGCTCAGCCTGCGAGGATGCCTGAGCGTGGGCGACGCGTCCATGAG GACTTTTGCGCAGAACTGTCGCAACATCGAAGCGTTGAACCTGAACGGCTGCACCAAGATCACAGACAGCACCTGCCTCAGCCTCAGCAAGTTCTGCTCCAAGCTCAAGCATCTGGACCTCACCTCCTGCGTGTCCGTCACCAACCATTCCCTCACGGCCCTCAG CGATGGCTGCCGCACGCTGGAGACGTTGAACCTGTCCTGGTGCGACCAGATCACGCGCGACGGCATGGACGCGCTGTCCCGAGGCTGCGCCGGCTTACGGGCGCTGTTCCTCAGAGGCTGCACGCAG CTGGACGACGGCGCCTTAAAACATCTGCAGAAGCATTGCCAAGCGCTCACCGCCATCAACATGCAGTCGTGcacg CAAATCACAGACGAGGGCCTGGTGAGTCTGTGCCGAGGATGCCACAAGCTGCAGATCCTCTGCGTGTCGGGCTGCAGCAACATCACGGACGCCTCCCTCACCGCACTGGGACTCAACTGTCCTCGACTCAA GATCCTTGAAGCTGCGCGGTGTTCTCATGTGACAGATGCTGGTTTCACGGTGATGGCCAGG AACTGCCACGAGCTTGAAAAAATGGACTTAGAAGAATGTATTTTG TTGACCGACAACACTTTGGTTCAGCTGTCCATCCATTGCCCCCGCCTGCAAGCTCTG TCCCTGTCTCACTGCGAGCTGATCACGGACGACGGCATCCGGGCGCTGAGCGCGAGCGCGTGCGGCCAGGAGCGGCTGAGCGTGGTGGAGCTGGACAACTGCCCGCTCATCACCGACCTCACCCTGGAGCACCTGAAGAGCTGCCACCGCCTGGAGCGCATCGAGCTCTACGACTGCCAGCAGGTCACCCGGGCCGGCATCAAGCGCATACGG GCCCACCTTCCCGAGATCAAGGTCCACGCTTACTTCGCCCCCGTCACGCCCCCTCCCTCGGTGCACGGCGGCGGGCAGCGCCTGTGTCGCTGCTGCGTCATCCTCTGA
- the fbxl2 gene encoding F-box/LRR-repeat protein 2 isoform X2: MAATGRRSTCSTSRRTSRSERIGRVVENISKRCGGFLRQLSLRGCLSVGDASMRTFAQNCRNIEALNLNGCTKITDSTCLSLSKFCSKLKHLDLTSCVSVTNHSLTALSDGCRTLETLNLSWCDQITRDGMDALSRGCAGLRALFLRGCTQLDDGALKHLQKHCQALTAINMQSCTQITDEGLVSLCRGCHKLQILCVSGCSNITDASLTALGLNCPRLKILEAARCSHVTDAGFTVMARNCHELEKMDLEECILLTDNTLVQLSIHCPRLQALSLSHCELITDDGIRALSASACGQERLSVVELDNCPLITDLTLEHLKSCHRLERIELYDCQQVTRAGIKRIRAHLPEIKVHAYFAPVTPPPSVHGGGQRLCRCCVIL, translated from the exons ATGGCAGCAACTGGCAGAAGATCGACCTGTTCAACTTCCAGACGGACATCGAGGTCAGAAAGAATA GGCCGCGTGGTGGAGAACATCTCCAAGCGCTGCGGAGGCTTCCTGAGGCAGCTCAGCCTGCGAGGATGCCTGAGCGTGGGCGACGCGTCCATGAG GACTTTTGCGCAGAACTGTCGCAACATCGAAGCGTTGAACCTGAACGGCTGCACCAAGATCACAGACAGCACCTGCCTCAGCCTCAGCAAGTTCTGCTCCAAGCTCAAGCATCTGGACCTCACCTCCTGCGTGTCCGTCACCAACCATTCCCTCACGGCCCTCAG CGATGGCTGCCGCACGCTGGAGACGTTGAACCTGTCCTGGTGCGACCAGATCACGCGCGACGGCATGGACGCGCTGTCCCGAGGCTGCGCCGGCTTACGGGCGCTGTTCCTCAGAGGCTGCACGCAG CTGGACGACGGCGCCTTAAAACATCTGCAGAAGCATTGCCAAGCGCTCACCGCCATCAACATGCAGTCGTGcacg CAAATCACAGACGAGGGCCTGGTGAGTCTGTGCCGAGGATGCCACAAGCTGCAGATCCTCTGCGTGTCGGGCTGCAGCAACATCACGGACGCCTCCCTCACCGCACTGGGACTCAACTGTCCTCGACTCAA GATCCTTGAAGCTGCGCGGTGTTCTCATGTGACAGATGCTGGTTTCACGGTGATGGCCAGG AACTGCCACGAGCTTGAAAAAATGGACTTAGAAGAATGTATTTTG TTGACCGACAACACTTTGGTTCAGCTGTCCATCCATTGCCCCCGCCTGCAAGCTCTG TCCCTGTCTCACTGCGAGCTGATCACGGACGACGGCATCCGGGCGCTGAGCGCGAGCGCGTGCGGCCAGGAGCGGCTGAGCGTGGTGGAGCTGGACAACTGCCCGCTCATCACCGACCTCACCCTGGAGCACCTGAAGAGCTGCCACCGCCTGGAGCGCATCGAGCTCTACGACTGCCAGCAGGTCACCCGGGCCGGCATCAAGCGCATACGG GCCCACCTTCCCGAGATCAAGGTCCACGCTTACTTCGCCCCCGTCACGCCCCCTCCCTCGGTGCACGGCGGCGGGCAGCGCCTGTGTCGCTGCTGCGTCATCCTCTGA